In Thermoanaerobaculum aquaticum, the sequence CCGTTGAGATCCCCCATGCCAGCCGCAAACACCCGCCCCAAAATCTCGTCCTTGGAGAAAAACCCGGAAAACACAGGGATACCGGCCAAAGCCAGGGTCGCCACCAGGAACGTCCAGTAGGTGGTGGGAAGATGCCGCTTCAAGCCCCCCATCTTGCGCATGTCCTGCTCCCCACCCAGGGCGTGAATGACGCTGCCGGAGCCCAAGAACAGGCAGGCTTTGAAGANNNNNNNNNNNNNNNNNNNNNNNNNNNNNNNNNNNNNNNNNNNNNNNNNNNNNNNNNNNNNNNNNNNNNNNNNNNNNNNNNNNNNNNNNNNNNNNNNNNNNNNNNNNNNNNNNNNNNNNNNNNNNTGCCGGTAGATGACGTTGGTGCGGGCCACCATGTACACCCCGGCGGTGACCATGGTGGCGGCGTGGATGAGGGCAGAGACCGGCGTGGGGCCGGCCATGGCGTCGGGAAGCCAGACGTAGAGAGGAAGCTGGGCGGATTTGCCCACCGCGCCCACAAACAAAAG encodes:
- a CDS encoding proton-conducting transporter transmembrane domain-containing protein; protein product: FKACLFLGSGSVIHALGGEQDMRKMGGLKRHLPTTYWTFLVATLALAGIPVFSGFFSKDEILGRVFAAGMGDLNG